CTCGGCCACGGTCAGGCCGGTGGGGACGGGGGTGAAGTCGGGGGCCAGGTCGTGGGCGCGGGCCTCGGCCAGCGTCCGCCGCCAGAAGGCGTCGAAGTCGGCGGGCTCGGCCCGCTCGGGCAGGTACGCGCGCAGCTGGGGCAGGGGCATGTCGACGAACACGAGCGCTCCTCGGACGGAAGCAGGGGACCAGATGCCCATCAACGGTACGCGGGGCAGCGTCGTTCAGGACGGTTCGGTCGGTCCGGAGGTGGAGCCCGCGGAGCTCCGGCTGAGCCAGCCGCGCAGCCGTTCGAGCAGACGGTCCACGTCCACCGGCTTGGGCACGTAGTCGGACGCGCCGGAGGCGATGGACTTCTCCCGATCGCCCCGCATGACCTTGGCGGTCAGCGCGATGATCGGCAGATCAGCGAACTGGGGCATCCGGCGGATAGCCGAGGTCGTCGCCCATCCATCCATCCCGGTCATCATGATGTCCATCAGGACGAGGGCGACATCCTCGTTTCTCTCGAGCTGCTCGATGCTCTCCCGCCCGTTCTCCGCGTAGACGACGGTCGAGCCGTGCCGCTCCAGCACGCTGGTCAACGCGAACACGTTTCGGATGTCGTCGTCCACGATCAGGATCTTGGCGCCGTTCAGCGGGTCATCACCTTGCCATCGGGTGGGCAGCTCGACGGGCGGCTCCGCCAAGCGGGGCAGCGGCAGCCCCAGTGGCGGCTCGGGCACGGCCGGCTCTGCGGCCGGCGGGGGGACGGGCTGCCTGCGTGTCGGGGCCGGGTCGGTCGCGGCCAGCGGGCCGGTATAGGAGGCGGGCAGGTAGAGCGTGAACGTGCTGCCCTTGCCCAGCTCGCTGTCCACGTGGATCTCGCCGCCGAGCAGCCTGGCGATGTCGCGGCAGATGGCCAGGCCCAGGCCCGTGCCGCCGTACTTCCTGCTCGTCGTGCCGTCGGCCTGCCTGAACGCCTCGAAGATGACCCCGAACTTGTCGGGCGGGATGCCGATGCCGGTGTCGATCACCTGGAACGCCAGCAGGTCGGTAGAGTCGTGCAGGCTGTCGTCGTCGAAACCGATCCCCGGCGGAGCCATCGACACCCGCAGCCGCACCTCACCGCGGGGGGTGAACTTCACCGCGTTGGACAGCAGGCCGCGCAGCACCTGCTGCAGCCGCTGCTCGTCGGCCCGCAGCTCCTGCGGCACCTCCGGCTCGACGTCCACGCCGAACGACAGCCCCTTGGCCTGCGCCGGCGATGCGAACAGGGCCTCCATCAGCTCCACCGTCTTCGGCAACGCCATCCGGTCCGGGTGAATTCTGAGCTGACCCGCCTCGAGGTCGGACAGGTCGAGCAGGTCGTTGATGAGCTGCAGCAGCGCCGAGCCGGAGCCGTGAATCGTTCGGGCGTACTCCACCTGCTGCGCGGACAGGTTGCCCTCGGCGTTCTCGGTCAGCAGCCTGGCCAGTATGAGCAGGCCGTTGAGCGGTGTGCGGAGCTCGTGCGACATCCTGGCGAGGAACTGCGACTTGAAGCGGATGGACACGGCGAGCTGCTCCGCGCGCTCCTCCAGCGTGCGGCGGGCCTGCTCGATCTGGAAGTTCTGGATCTCGATCGCGCGGTTCTGCTTGGCCAGCAGCGTCGCCTTGTCCTCCAGCTCGGTGTTGGCGCGACGCAGCTCGTCCTGCGCCCGCAGGGCTTCGATCTTGAGCTTGATGTCCTTCTCGCTACGTTCGACGAACGACACGATCGCGGGCGGGATGTCATCCGGGCGCTCGACCAGCCACTGCTGGGCCTCGGCCATCCGTACGTCGGAGAGCAGGTCGCCCTCCGCGGAACGCTCCTCCATCAGTATCAGCCAGCGCTGGAACTGCGCGTCGGCGTCGACCCAGTCCCGCAGACGTTTCCATTCCCTGATCAGGGCCTCGTGCGCGATCTCCGAGGTGTCCGGCCCTTCCGGTGCCAGCACCACCAGCCGGTTGGACGGGCCGGCGAGGGCTTCGGCGATCTTCCAGCCGTCGCCGAGATGCTCACGCCGCGCAACGACCCTGACCGCGCTCGCCGCGCCGCCTCTCGCGCGCACCATGGCCAGCAGGACCCGCCTGATGTTGCCCTCGTCGAACTCGGCGCAGAGCTTGCGATACACCTCCTCCGCATGCCGGTTCAGTGCTCCCGCGACTCCACCAAGCTCGTGGTAGTGGTCGAAGGTCAGCTGGCGTTTGGTCTGCATCGCCCACAGCTCGGTCAGCGTGAACTCGAGGAGCGGCAGTCCGCCTCTGCTCCTGCTGGCCTCCGTGGCGATGAGGTGGGCCAGCCCTGGTGAGTACGTCACCCCTTCGACGGTGGACGGCTCCACGATTACCCGGGTGAGTGCCGGTTCGTCCAACGGAGAGACGTTCAGTTGCCGGTCCTGCAGCCTCAGCCCCATTCCCGGTAGCTCAAGGATCGCGGGCAGGAAGTCGGCCCTCAACGTGCAGACCAGCCGTACGGCGGAGGGCGGGCCGCCGCCGACGGGAGGAAGCAACTGACGCAGAAAGTCCAGGCCCTCGCCGTTGTTCTGGTCGGCGGCGAAGAGCTCCTCCATCTGGTCGCAGATGACGGCCACCGGTCTGTTCACCATGAGGGCCATCTTCTCCGCGACGTTCGTCAGGCCGTACTGCCGCACCTGGTCGGAGCAGGCGTTCAGGTCGGCCAGAGAGAGTGCCCGGCCTGTCCGGACCAGGCTCAGCAGCGCGTGGGCCGCGGCGTCGAACGGTGAACGCCCCGGCCTGAACGACGTCACCCCCCAGCCCTCCGCGTGCAGCGCGGGTTCGAGGCCTGCGGCCACCAGGGAGGACTTGCCCACGCCTGAGGGCCCGACCACCAGGATCAGCGGGCTGGCCTGCACCATGGACCGGAGCCGGGCGATCTCGTCCTCCCTCCCGACGAAGATCCCGGCGCGTGCGTCCTCCGCGGTGAACGCACGTAACCCCCGGTACGGGCAGGGCGGCACGGAGCTGTTGGAGAGCGCCTCGGGCCAGGCGGCCGCCATGTGCGAGACGGGAACGGCGTAGGCGTCACCCGCTCTGCCGTCGCGGGAAGCGACGACGAGCATGCCGACGACCACGTCGCCCCACTCGTCCTCCATGATCACCGGGCTGCCGCTGTATCCCGGCTGCGCCCGCAGCGCCGACTCGCCCTTCACATCGAGCTGCAGCAGGCCGCCGGCGACCGCGCCGCGGAAGGTGCACGTCGTCCACCCTCCGTTGGCCCTGGAGGGGGAGCTGGGATAGCCGAACATGGTGATGTCGGCCTGCGGCGGTCCCTTACCGCTCGCCAGCCGCGCGGGACCGGCTCCCCGAGGCAAGGTGTCGCCCCCGACGAGCACTAGCCCGGCGACGTCCCGCCCGCGCGGCTCGGCCGTCGACGGCGGGCTCCACGACACGACCTTGCAGCTTCTCAGCGGTGCGCCATCGGCGTCACCGAGAAGAGGGAAGTCGATGTGGATCCGAGTATTCCGGGCCGGCCGGTCGGCCACGGTCTTGTCCCGCCCCATGGCCGCGTTGACGACGTGGGCGCAGGTCACGATCTCCCGTTCGCCCACGACGAAGCCGACGCCCACGGCCTCCTCGTCTCCGCCGCGGCGGATGCGGGCCACGAATCCACGCCGCGATACGCTCCCCATCGCTCAGGACCGCTTCCACACCGCGCGGACCACGAAGTTGACTTCGGTGGTGCCCTTGGCGACGACGACCGTGGACTCCGCGCTGATCTTCAGCCCGAATTCGATCTCGATCTCGCTGGGCGCGGATTCACGGACGGTGTCGACTATCCGGGACACGGCGGGCTTGAGGCTGCGTAAGGCAATGTCCAGGGACGTGCGTGCCCGCGCGACGACCCCGTCACCGGCGGCAAGGTCAAGATCGGGTCCCGCGAGATCGCCATCGACCTCGAAGACGACGACGTCGCCATCAGCGAGCTCGACGGGTACGGCCAACAGTCGATCCATGTCCGGCTCCCCAGAATGACCCGAGCGGCGAAGAGGCACGACAGGGTCCTGGTGCGATTGTCGGCATCGGCCGCGGTCCATGGCAAGGAGACCATCGAACCTCCTCCAGGCGACGACGGTCTCTGCGTCCGTCCTGAACCGGGAAAGCGGCGAGCGCCCGAGCCCTGCATCGTGCCAAACCCGCATCTCCACACCTCAGCGGCGGGCCAGTAAGAAGCCCGTGAAACTTACATGACTCCGAGTTGTCACTTACCCGTTTAAGTGATGTGATTCCGCACATCAGGCGGCGAGAGATCGGATGGCTCCCCATGCGACGTACCACGGCGGCATGCACCACGGTCCTGCTCGCGCTCGTGAGCGCGGCCTGCGCCACGAGCGGCCGGCCTCAGACCCAGCAGGCGGCGACCGACGCCCCCGCGACCCTGTCCTTCTGGTCCACGGGCGGCGACGACGAGACCGCGATCTTTCAGAAGGCGGCCGACCTCTACCACCAGCAGCACCCGAACGTGACGATCAAGGTGCAGACCCTGTCGTGGGACGACGCGTACGCCAAGCTCCTGGCGGCGGCCACCAGCCGCAGCGGCCCCGACGTCATCTCCGGCGGCATGACCTGGACCATCCAGTTCGGCGCCAGGGGCGCCATGGTGGACCTGCGCGAGCACGGCCTGGACTCGCTCAAGGCGCAGGCCCAGCCCGCGCAGTGGGAGTCGGCGGTCTCCCCCGACGGCTCGGTGTACGGGGTGCCGCTGGACATGTCCACCCTGGCCCTCTACTATCGCACGGACCTGCTGGAGCAGGCCGGGCTGGACGCGCCGCCGAAGACGTGGGAGGAGCTGACGGCGGCCATCGGCAAGCTGAAGGCCGCGGGGGTGGCCAAGCCGTACAGCCAGGACTGGGGCAACCTCGACTGGATCGGCTACTTCAACTACCTCTACCAGGCCGGCGGCACGTTCTACACGCCCGACTGCAAGCCCTCGCTGGACACCCCGCAGGCTGAACGGGCGCTGGCGTACTGGGTGGACCTCTACCGCGAGCACGGGGCGCCGACCGCCAGTGTGGAGGCCTCCGACGCGCTCGACACCGGCACAGCGCTGGTGGTGGGCGGCAACTGGATCGCCAAGGGCATGGACGTCAACAAGCCGAAGCTGAAGGGCAAGTGGGCGATGACCACGCTGCCTGCCGGGCCGGCGGGGCCGACGACGTTCATCGGCGGGCGCGCGATCGGCGTGACGTCCTTCAGCCGGCACGCCAAGACGGGCGCGGACTTCGTCAGGTTCATGTACAGCGACGAGGCCATCGCCGCGATCGTGGAGGAGGCCAGGAAACGCAACCTGCCCTACATCCCGCCGCGCCCCGACAAGGTGGTGGCCGCCTCGTCGTTCACGCCCGAGCAGGCCCAGGTGTTCGAGCAGGCGTTCAGCACCGGCAAGGCCGCGCCCGGCTGCCCCGGCTGGGACGAGAGCGCGCCCGACGTCTCCAAGCAGCTCCAGTCGGCCATCCTCGGCAAGGCGGACGTCAGGACGGCGCTGGCGGAGGCCGCCAAGGTCATGCGGGCCAACGCCGGATAGCGGGGGCCCACCATGGCGATCCCCCTGCGCGGCAGGCTGCGCCGCTACGGCACCTCGTACGCGATGCTGCTGCCCTTCCTCGCGCTGTTCGCGGCGTTCCTGATCTGGCCGCTGGCCAACTCGCTCTACCTGAGCTTCACCACGTTCGACGGGATCAACCCGGCCACCTTCACCGGCCTGGACAACTTCCGGCGGCTGACGGCCGACGACCGGTTCCTGCACGCGATCGGCAACACCAGCCTGTACGTGGTGGCCTCCGTCCTGCTGGGCACCCTGCTGTCCCTGGGGCTGGCGCTGGCCTTCGACGGCCCGGGCTGGTCGCACCGGATCATGCGCACGGTGTTCTTCCTGCCCTCGGTGACCTCCTCCATCGCGCTCATGCTGATGTGGAAGTGGGTCCTGTTCCCCAGCGACGTGGGCCTGGCCAACACGATCGTGAGCTGGTTCGGCGGCGGGGCGGTCGCCTGGCTGGCCACGCCGGGGCTGACCATCCCGATTCTCGTGCTGATGTCGGTGTGGGGCGGCATGGGTTACGGCATGATCCTGTACGTCGCCGGCCTCGGCTCCATCCCCCGGGAGTACTATGAGGCGGCCGAGATCGACGGCGCCTCGGCCTGGCGGCGCTTCCGGCACATCACGCTGCCGCTGCTGCGCCCGGTCACCACCTACGTCGTGGTGACCGGCCTGATCGGCGCGTTCCAGGTGTTCGAGGCGGTCTACATCGTCTTCCGCGGCACCAACAGCGTCGGCGGCGTGCTCGACTCCGGCCTGATGATCGTGCCCTACCTCTACGACCAGGGCTTCACCCACTTCAAGCTGGGCTACGCCTCGGCGATCGCCTGGGTGCTCTTCCTGATCATCTTCGTGCTCAGCCTCGTCAACCTGCGCCTGGGCCGCGCGATGAAGGAGCTGTGATGGCCGTCGCCCCGGTGGAGACGATCACCCGGGCGGCCCCGGGGCGCGGCGGGGGCACCCCCTCCGGCCGCCGGCGCTCCGGGACCGGCGGCCGGCTGCTGCGCCTGCCGTTCTACCTGCTGTCGCTGACCATGGTGGTGCCGTTCTACTGGCTGCTCATCACGGTCTTCAAGCCGCCGTCCGAGCTGGCCAGGACGCCGCCGTCGTTCGTGCCGCACTCGCCCACCGTGGCGAACTTCTACGACGCCCAGTGGTCGCCGGAGCGGATCAACCCGGGCCATCTGCAGGGCATCTTCCAGCGGTTCCAGGTGGACTTCGGGTTCTGGCGGTTCCTGGGTAACAGCCTGTTCATCACCGCCGTCACCACCGTCGGGTCGCTACTGATCTGCTCGCTGGCCGCGTACGTGCTCGCCAAGCACGACATCAAGGGCCGCAGGGCCATCTTCCTGATGGTCATCGCCTCGATGATGGTGCCCTGGCAGACCACGCTCATCCCCAACTACGTGATCATGCGGAACTTGGGCTGGCTCGACAGTTACGCCGCCTACATCATGCCGGCGCTGGCCAAGGCGTTCGTGCTGTTCTTCCTGGTGCAGTTCCTGCAGTCGCTGCCGGACGAGCTGATCCAGGCCGCCAGGGTGGACGGCGCCGGGGAGTGGCGGATCTGGTGGCAGATCGTGCTGCCGCTACTGAGACCGGCCCTCGCCGCAATGTCGATCTTCATCGTGCTGGCGGAGTGGAACAACTTCCTGTGGCCGCTCATCATCGTGCAGAGCGACGAGATGGCGAACCTGCCGGTGGCGCTGGCCCGGCTCAACTCCTACTACGCGGGCCCCGACCACCAGGGCGCGATCATGGCGGGTGGGCTGCTGGCCTCGGTGCCGACGATCGTCTTCTTCCTGCTCTTCCAGCGCTACTTCGTACGCGGCATCGCGCTCAGCGGGCTCAAGGGCTGAGAACGGCGCTGCCCGCCGCACCGGGAAGGTGCGGCGGGCAGCCAGGAGAAACAGCCGGTCAGCGCTCGAAGCGGCGGCCGGAGGAGTTGCGGCGGAAGCCGCCGTTGCCGCGCTCGTCGGAGCGGCCGGCACCGGAACGGTAGCCGTCACGCGCCGGACGCTCGCCGGCGCGGAAACCGTCACGCGCCGGACGGTCACCGGAACGGTAGCCGTCACGGGCCGGGCGGTCGTCGGGGCGGAAGCCACGGTCGCGGTCACCCGAGAACGGGCGGCCACGGTCGGAGTTGTAGCGCGGGCCCCGGTCGCCACCGCGGTCGTCCTGGCGGAACGGGCGGTCGTCGGAGCGGTAGCCACCGCGCCCCTGGCCGTCACGCCGGCGGTCGTCGCCGAACGTGCGCGGCTCCTGGGAACGCCCGAACGTGCGCGGCTCCTGCGTGCGGCCGAACGGCCGCTCGCCCTCGCCGTGCCTGCGCGGCCGGCGGTCGTCCCCGGCGGCACCGCCGCCGGCGAACGGACGCTCGCCGTCCTCGTGGCGGCGCGGACGCCGGTCCTCGCCGGAACCGCCGAACGGACGCTGGCCGTCCTCGTGGCGGCGCGGACGCCGGTCCTCGCCGGAACCGCCGAACGGGCGGTCGCCGTCGTCGTGGCGGCGCGGGCGGCGCTCGCCGTCGAAGTCACGGCGGCCACGGCGGCCGCGGCGCTCGGAGACGCCGCCCTCGCGGCGGGGCCGCAGCGGCTTGCGCACGTCCGGCTCCCACACGGGGATGGCCTCGCCGCTCGGCGTGCGGGCCCCGGTCACCTCGGCGACCCTGGGGTGGCCGGGCGTGGCCTTCAAGCGGAACGGGTGGATCCCGGCGCGGCGGGTCAGCGCGTCGGTCGAGCGGCGCTCGTTCGGCAGCACCAGCGTGACGACCGTGCCCTTCTCGCCGGCGCGGGCGGTGCGGCCGCCGCGGTGCAGGTAGCTCTTGTGGTCCTGCGGCGGGTCGACGTGCAGCACCAGGCTGATGTTGTCGACGTGGATGCCGCGGGCCGCGACGTCGGTGCAGACCAGCACGTTGACCGAGCCCTCGCGGAACTCCGACAGGATGCGGGTGCGCTGGTTCTGGCGCTTGCCGCCGTGCAGGCCGCCCGCCTTGACGCCGACCCGGGCCAGCTGCTTGCACAGCCGGTCCACGCCGTGCTGGGTGCGCACGAAGATGATGGTGCGGCCCTCACGGTTGGCGATCTCGGCGATCACGTCGAACTTGTCGTCGCGGGTCACCTGCATCACGTGGTGCTCCATGGTGTCGACCGGCGAGGTCGCGGGCGCCACGGAGTGCGTGATCGGGTCCTTGAGGAAGCGCTGCACCAGCTTGTCGACGTCGCCGTCGAGCGTGGCCGAGAACAGCAGCCGCTGGCCGTCGGCCGGCGTCTGCGCGAGCAGGTCGGTGACGACGGGGAAGAAGCCGAGGTCGCACATGTGGTCGGCCTCGTCGAGCACGCTCACCTCGACGTCGCCCAGCGAGCACTCGCCCTGCCGGATCAGGTCGCCCAGGCGGCCAGGGGTGGCGATGACGACGTCCACGCCACGGCGCAGCGCCTCGATCTGCTTGCCCATGGACATGCCGCCGACGACGACCTTCATGCGCAGGCCGAGGCCGCGCCCGAGGGGCTCGAGGGCGTCGTGCACCTGGAGGGCCAGCTCACGGGTGGGCACGAGGATCATGGCGCGCGGCCGGCCGGAGGCGGGCTTCACCCCGGCGATGCGGGCCATGGTCGGCAGGCCGAACGCGAGCGTCTTGCCGGAGCCGGTCTGGCCGCGGCCGAGCACGTCGTGGCCGGCGAGCACGTCGGGGATCGTCGCGCTCTGGATGGGGAACGGGCTGTCGAAGCCCAGCTTGGCCAGCCCGGTGACGAGCGGCTTCGGCAGGCCGAGCAGCTCGAACTCGGACGGGCCCGGCTCGGCGGCGGGGATGTTCTCCACGGCAGTGGAGGCGTCGCCGAGCGAGGGCATGACAGCGTCAAGCATGGTCACGAAAGTCGTGCCTTTCCGTCGAAGTGGCGCGTCACTTCTGCGAAAGGACGAGCCAGGGCGTACGGCCCCGGGGGCCGTACCAGATTCCAGGGCACCCGCCGCTATGAGGGCGGGGTGAAGATGAGGGGGGACACACCCGGGGCACCGGCCGCAGGCGATGCGAGACGCGTGATGAGACGTCAGGTGTTCCTGTAACTCAACGCCGGGGATGTTATCGGATATTCCCCGGCTATGGGTCCGGACTTTCCGAAACCCGCATTGCATGCTAAACCCCTGACGCTTGACCGTCAGGGGTGACAGCAGAAAGATCAGACGTTGAAGCCTAGCATACGGAGCTGCTCACGCCCCTCG
The nucleotide sequence above comes from Nonomuraea gerenzanensis. Encoded proteins:
- a CDS encoding nSTAND1 domain-containing NTPase, which encodes MARIRRGGDEEAVGVGFVVGEREIVTCAHVVNAAMGRDKTVADRPARNTRIHIDFPLLGDADGAPLRSCKVVSWSPPSTAEPRGRDVAGLVLVGGDTLPRGAGPARLASGKGPPQADITMFGYPSSPSRANGGWTTCTFRGAVAGGLLQLDVKGESALRAQPGYSGSPVIMEDEWGDVVVGMLVVASRDGRAGDAYAVPVSHMAAAWPEALSNSSVPPCPYRGLRAFTAEDARAGIFVGREDEIARLRSMVQASPLILVVGPSGVGKSSLVAAGLEPALHAEGWGVTSFRPGRSPFDAAAHALLSLVRTGRALSLADLNACSDQVRQYGLTNVAEKMALMVNRPVAVICDQMEELFAADQNNGEGLDFLRQLLPPVGGGPPSAVRLVCTLRADFLPAILELPGMGLRLQDRQLNVSPLDEPALTRVIVEPSTVEGVTYSPGLAHLIATEASRSRGGLPLLEFTLTELWAMQTKRQLTFDHYHELGGVAGALNRHAEEVYRKLCAEFDEGNIRRVLLAMVRARGGAASAVRVVARREHLGDGWKIAEALAGPSNRLVVLAPEGPDTSEIAHEALIREWKRLRDWVDADAQFQRWLILMEERSAEGDLLSDVRMAEAQQWLVERPDDIPPAIVSFVERSEKDIKLKIEALRAQDELRRANTELEDKATLLAKQNRAIEIQNFQIEQARRTLEERAEQLAVSIRFKSQFLARMSHELRTPLNGLLILARLLTENAEGNLSAQQVEYARTIHGSGSALLQLINDLLDLSDLEAGQLRIHPDRMALPKTVELMEALFASPAQAKGLSFGVDVEPEVPQELRADEQRLQQVLRGLLSNAVKFTPRGEVRLRVSMAPPGIGFDDDSLHDSTDLLAFQVIDTGIGIPPDKFGVIFEAFRQADGTTSRKYGGTGLGLAICRDIARLLGGEIHVDSELGKGSTFTLYLPASYTGPLAATDPAPTRRQPVPPPAAEPAVPEPPLGLPLPRLAEPPVELPTRWQGDDPLNGAKILIVDDDIRNVFALTSVLERHGSTVVYAENGRESIEQLERNEDVALVLMDIMMTGMDGWATTSAIRRMPQFADLPIIALTAKVMRGDREKSIASGASDYVPKPVDVDRLLERLRGWLSRSSAGSTSGPTEPS
- a CDS encoding CU044_2847 family protein, whose translation is MDRLLAVPVELADGDVVVFEVDGDLAGPDLDLAAGDGVVARARTSLDIALRSLKPAVSRIVDTVRESAPSEIEIEFGLKISAESTVVVAKGTTEVNFVVRAVWKRS
- a CDS encoding extracellular solute-binding protein → MRRTTAACTTVLLALVSAACATSGRPQTQQAATDAPATLSFWSTGGDDETAIFQKAADLYHQQHPNVTIKVQTLSWDDAYAKLLAAATSRSGPDVISGGMTWTIQFGARGAMVDLREHGLDSLKAQAQPAQWESAVSPDGSVYGVPLDMSTLALYYRTDLLEQAGLDAPPKTWEELTAAIGKLKAAGVAKPYSQDWGNLDWIGYFNYLYQAGGTFYTPDCKPSLDTPQAERALAYWVDLYREHGAPTASVEASDALDTGTALVVGGNWIAKGMDVNKPKLKGKWAMTTLPAGPAGPTTFIGGRAIGVTSFSRHAKTGADFVRFMYSDEAIAAIVEEARKRNLPYIPPRPDKVVAASSFTPEQAQVFEQAFSTGKAAPGCPGWDESAPDVSKQLQSAILGKADVRTALAEAAKVMRANAG
- a CDS encoding carbohydrate ABC transporter permease produces the protein MAIPLRGRLRRYGTSYAMLLPFLALFAAFLIWPLANSLYLSFTTFDGINPATFTGLDNFRRLTADDRFLHAIGNTSLYVVASVLLGTLLSLGLALAFDGPGWSHRIMRTVFFLPSVTSSIALMLMWKWVLFPSDVGLANTIVSWFGGGAVAWLATPGLTIPILVLMSVWGGMGYGMILYVAGLGSIPREYYEAAEIDGASAWRRFRHITLPLLRPVTTYVVVTGLIGAFQVFEAVYIVFRGTNSVGGVLDSGLMIVPYLYDQGFTHFKLGYASAIAWVLFLIIFVLSLVNLRLGRAMKEL
- a CDS encoding carbohydrate ABC transporter permease, with protein sequence MAVAPVETITRAAPGRGGGTPSGRRRSGTGGRLLRLPFYLLSLTMVVPFYWLLITVFKPPSELARTPPSFVPHSPTVANFYDAQWSPERINPGHLQGIFQRFQVDFGFWRFLGNSLFITAVTTVGSLLICSLAAYVLAKHDIKGRRAIFLMVIASMMVPWQTTLIPNYVIMRNLGWLDSYAAYIMPALAKAFVLFFLVQFLQSLPDELIQAARVDGAGEWRIWWQIVLPLLRPALAAMSIFIVLAEWNNFLWPLIIVQSDEMANLPVALARLNSYYAGPDHQGAIMAGGLLASVPTIVFFLLFQRYFVRGIALSGLKG
- a CDS encoding DEAD/DEAH box helicase; the encoded protein is MLDAVMPSLGDASTAVENIPAAEPGPSEFELLGLPKPLVTGLAKLGFDSPFPIQSATIPDVLAGHDVLGRGQTGSGKTLAFGLPTMARIAGVKPASGRPRAMILVPTRELALQVHDALEPLGRGLGLRMKVVVGGMSMGKQIEALRRGVDVVIATPGRLGDLIRQGECSLGDVEVSVLDEADHMCDLGFFPVVTDLLAQTPADGQRLLFSATLDGDVDKLVQRFLKDPITHSVAPATSPVDTMEHHVMQVTRDDKFDVIAEIANREGRTIIFVRTQHGVDRLCKQLARVGVKAGGLHGGKRQNQRTRILSEFREGSVNVLVCTDVAARGIHVDNISLVLHVDPPQDHKSYLHRGGRTARAGEKGTVVTLVLPNERRSTDALTRRAGIHPFRLKATPGHPRVAEVTGARTPSGEAIPVWEPDVRKPLRPRREGGVSERRGRRGRRDFDGERRPRRHDDGDRPFGGSGEDRRPRRHEDGQRPFGGSGEDRRPRRHEDGERPFAGGGAAGDDRRPRRHGEGERPFGRTQEPRTFGRSQEPRTFGDDRRRDGQGRGGYRSDDRPFRQDDRGGDRGPRYNSDRGRPFSGDRDRGFRPDDRPARDGYRSGDRPARDGFRAGERPARDGYRSGAGRSDERGNGGFRRNSSGRRFER